In Harpia harpyja isolate bHarHar1 chromosome 22, bHarHar1 primary haplotype, whole genome shotgun sequence, a single genomic region encodes these proteins:
- the RBBP7 gene encoding histone-binding protein RBBP7, with product MASKEVLEDTVEERVISEEYKIWKKNTPFLYDLVMTHALEWPSLTVQWLPDVTRPEGKDYALHWLVLGTHTSDEQNHLVVARVQIPNDDQFDASQYDSEKGEFGGFGSVTGKIETEIKINHEGEVNRARYMPQNPCIIATKTPSADVLVFDYTKHPSKPDPSGECNPDLRLRGHQKEGYGLSWNSNLSGHLLSASDDHTVCLWDVSAGPKEGKIVDAKAIFTGHSAVVEDVAWHLLHESLFGSVADDQKLMIWDTRSNTTSKPSHSVDAHTAEVNCLSFNPYSEFILATGSADKTVALWDLRNLKLKLHSFESHKDEIFQVHWSPHNETILASSGTDRRLNVWDLSKIGEEQSAEDAEDGPPELLFIHGGHTAKISDFSWNPNEPWVICSVSEDNIMQIWQMAENIYNDEEPDIAAAELEGQGT from the exons ATGGCGAGCAAGGAAG TGCTGGAGGACACGGTGGAGGAGCGCGTCATTAGCGAGGAGTACAAGATCTGGAAGAAAAACACCCCCTTCTTGTACGACCTGGTGATGACACACGCTCTGGAGTGGCCCAGCCTCACCGTGCAGTGGTTGCCTGATGTGACCAg GCCGGAAGGAAAGGATTATGCTCTACACTGGCTGGTTTTGGGAACGCACACGTCTGATGAACAGAACCACCTGGTTGTTGCAAGAGTCCAGATTCCCAATGATGATCAGTTTGATGCTTCTCAATATGACAGTGAGAAAGGAG AGTTTGGTGGCTTTGGATCTGTGACTGGCAAAATTGAAACGGAGATTAAAATTAACCATGAAGGTGAAGTAAACCGTGCTCGTTACATGCCGCAGAATCCCTGCATCATTGCTACAAAAACACCGTCGGCTGATGTGTTGGTATTTGACTACACTAAACATCCTTCAAAACCAG ACCCAAGTGGAGAGTGTAATCCTGACCTTAGATTAAGAGGGCACCAGAAAGAAGGCTATGGCTTATCATGGAACTCAAATTTGAGTGGACATCTTCTCAGTGCATCAGATGATCAt ACTGTGTGTTTATGGGATGTAAGTGCTGGACCAAAAGAAGGCAAAATTGTTGATGCGAAAGCAATCTTTACTGGGCATTCTGCAGTAGTAGAAGATGTGGCATGGCATCTGCTTCATGAATCTCTGTTTGGATCCGTGGCTGATGATCAGAAGCTTATGAT TTGGGACACAAGATCTAATACTACGTCCAAGCCAAGTCATTCTGTAGATGCTCATACAGCCGAGGTCAACTGTCTGTCCTTCAACCCTTACAGTGAGTTCATTCTAGCAACTGGTTCTGCTGACAAG ACGGTGGCTCTATGGGACCTTCGAAATTTAAAATTGAAACTCCATTCTTTTGAGTCTCATAAAGATGAAATTTTTCAG GTTCACTGGTCTCCTCATAACGAAACAATTCTTGCTTCGAGTGGTACTGATCGTCGGCTTAATGTATGGGATCTGAG TAAAATTGGAGAAGAGCAGTCTGCAGAGGATGCAGAAGATGGGCCTCCTGAACTGCTG tttattcATGGAGGACACACTGCCAAAATTTCAGACTTCAGCTGGAATCCTAATGAGCCTTGGGTAATCTGTTCTGTATCGGAGGACAACATAATGCAGATATGGCAAATG GCAGAAAACATTTACAATGATGAAGAACCAGATATAGCAGCAGCTGAACTGGAGGGTCAAGGAACATAA